In Dysgonomonadaceae bacterium zrk40, one genomic interval encodes:
- a CDS encoding oligosaccharide flippase family protein: protein MLTKYLIEFWEKLKANTFYRNIAIVASGNITARLITILLTPVITRIYSPADYGIYSVFMSIIGITGALVTLRYSVTIPVARDEKLADNLLKLCFIITITLSLLWLLFILLFGEYISIHFDSEGLKSFLWLMPIVFFGKGIYEALTNWAVRYRDFKLITRTKLTQSVSSSIVKIGLGLLNIKPLGLLIGHIVSETAGVANIFSKLIKTRPEFFKELSLPAIKSAAIRYKRFPLVQSWSQLLLSAGAQLPVLLLGFYHGAEIVGIFGLANTMIRLPMDLVGQSVSQVYFGEISKFGKENPRKIYNLTVTLIIRLLKVGIIPIALIALLGPWIFSIVFGAEWSDAGLYARILSIYVLFAFLSAPVANIFNVYERMDIQLSLNIFRVVLVILVFVICGYLELTPIYTIGIYSLLLSFYYLFLVLRVLKLVKPNVKN, encoded by the coding sequence ATGTTAACGAAGTATTTAATAGAATTCTGGGAAAAACTTAAAGCAAATACATTCTATAGAAACATAGCAATTGTTGCAAGTGGTAATATAACTGCAAGGTTGATAACAATTTTATTAACCCCAGTAATAACTCGTATTTATTCACCTGCTGATTATGGAATTTATAGTGTATTTATGTCAATAATTGGCATAACTGGTGCATTAGTAACTTTAAGATATTCAGTAACCATACCTGTTGCAAGAGATGAAAAATTAGCCGATAATCTTTTAAAATTATGCTTTATTATTACCATAACTTTAAGTCTTTTATGGTTATTATTCATATTACTTTTCGGTGAATATATTTCGATTCATTTTGATTCAGAAGGCTTAAAATCTTTTTTATGGTTAATGCCAATTGTTTTTTTCGGAAAAGGTATTTATGAAGCTCTAACTAACTGGGCTGTCAGATATAGAGATTTTAAATTAATAACGCGAACAAAACTAACGCAGAGTGTTTCTTCATCAATTGTAAAGATCGGTTTAGGACTTTTGAATATTAAACCGTTAGGATTATTGATTGGTCATATCGTTAGTGAGACTGCTGGAGTAGCCAATATCTTTTCTAAACTGATTAAAACAAGACCAGAGTTCTTTAAAGAGTTATCTCTTCCGGCAATTAAGAGTGCTGCAATTCGATATAAACGTTTCCCATTAGTTCAATCATGGTCACAGTTATTGCTTTCGGCAGGTGCTCAATTGCCTGTCTTATTACTTGGATTTTATCATGGTGCAGAAATAGTTGGGATTTTTGGACTTGCAAATACGATGATTCGTTTGCCAATGGATTTGGTAGGTCAATCGGTATCACAAGTGTATTTTGGAGAGATATCAAAGTTTGGAAAAGAGAATCCAAGAAAAATATACAATCTGACTGTGACACTAATAATAAGGCTATTAAAAGTCGGTATAATTCCAATTGCTTTAATAGCTTTACTAGGACCATGGATTTTTTCAATAGTCTTTGGTGCTGAATGGTCCGATGCAGGATTGTATGCAAGAATACTTTCAATATATGTTTTATTTGCTTTTCTATCTGCTCCAGTAGCAAATATTTTCAATGTATATGAACGAATGGATATCCAGTTAAGTCTAAATATATTTAGAGTTGTTTTGGTTATTCTTGTTTTTGTAATCTGTGGTTATTTAGAATTAACTCCTATATATACAATTGGTATCTACAGTTTATTATTATCTTTTTATTATCTATTTTTAGTTCTAAGAGTTCTCAAACTGGTCAAACCTAATGTAAAAAATTAA